In Mytilus galloprovincialis chromosome 1, xbMytGall1.hap1.1, whole genome shotgun sequence, the following are encoded in one genomic region:
- the LOC143076969 gene encoding N-acyl-phosphatidylethanolamine-hydrolyzing phospholipase D 2-like, whose protein sequence is MACCKENERTDFDDMAESDPFKKNAPIRKKGLFGYGVSYNNPASWTDWYKPGAYSFLKMKLTEKNEAGIPNEEVLNRELPVHKLDEEGKEKLKNPKVPIQFMWIGHATFLVQFDGLTVLADPVFLERCSPVQFAGPYRYRPVPCEIKDIPKIDAVIVSHNHYDHLEHDAVEKLNTKFQDIKWYVPEGTGSWFEGYNCQNVKEMTWWDEDDVKIGGKEVKFCCVPAQHWSQRTATDAMKSLWCGWVIKSKGSHTFYYSGDTGYCPVFKTIGEKYGPIDLSAIPIGCYAPRYFMKPQHINPEEAVKVHTEVGSKCSVAIHWGTFNGLGSHEFYLEPKTLLEEAVSKAMEGNRNFGKFSTVEHGAIIPIKSNQDTANDGKDDDGAKL, encoded by the exons ATGGCATGTTGTAAAGAAAACGAAAG AACAGACTTTGACGATATGGCAGAGAGTGACCCCTTTAAGAAGAATGCACCTATTAGGAAGAAAGGATTGTTTGGCTATGGTGTGTCATACAATAATCCTGCTTCATGGACTGATTGGTATAAACCTGGTGCATATTCATTTCTGAAGATGAAATTGACTGAAAAAAATGAAGCAGGAATACCAAATGAG GAAGTGTTGAATAGAGAACTTCCAGTTCATAAACTTGATGAAGagggaaaagaaaaacttaaaaatcCAAAAGTTCCTATTCAATTTATGTGGATTGGCCATGCTACATTCTTAGTTCAGTTTGATGGTTTAACAGTATTGGCTGATCCAGTTTTTCTTGAGCGCTGTTCACCTGTTCAGTTTGCTGGACCTTATCGATATCGACCTGTGCCATGTGAAATAAAAGATATACCCAAAATTGATGCTGTAATTGTAAGTCATAATCATTATGATCATTTGGAACATGATGCAGTTGAAAAGTTGAATACCAAATTTCAAGACATAAAATGGTATGTACCAGAAGGAACAGGATCATGGTTTGAAGGGTATAACTGTCAAAATGTTAAGGAAATGACATGGTGGGATGAAGATGATGTCAAAATTGGAGGCAAAGAAGTGAAATTTTGTTGTGTACCTGCACAACACTGGAGTCAGAGAACTGCTACAGATGCCATGAAG AGTCTATGGTGTGGCTGGGTTATAAAAAGTAAAGGTAGTCATACATTTTACTACTCAGGAGATACTGGTTATTGTCCTGTCTTTAAAACAATTGGTGAAAAATATGGACCTATAGACTTGTCTGCAATACCTATAGGCTGCTACGCACCAAG ATATTTTATGAAGCCACAACATATTAATCCTGAAGAAGCTGTTAAGGTTCATACCGAAGTTGGATCTAAATGCTCTGTTGCTATACATTGGGGAACATTCAATGGTCTTGGATCTCATGAG TTTTATCTGGAGCCTAAAACTTTGTTGGAAGAAGCAGTAAGCAAAGCAATGGAAGGAAATAGGAACTTTGGAAAATTCTCTACTGTAGAGCATGGTGCAATTATACCAATTAAATCAAATCAAGATACTGCTAATGATGGTAAAGATGATGATGGAGCCAAATTgtaa